One region of Bosea sp. 29B genomic DNA includes:
- a CDS encoding MucR family transcriptional regulator produces MADQDGSDFIELTADIVSAYVSNNSVPASDLPSLISDVHAALNRVVGGAAPIVPVEAPKPAIAVKKSITADYLICLEDGKKFKSLKRHLRTQYNMSPEQYREKWGLPPDYPMVAPNYAEARSQLAKKMGLGQQRRKRR; encoded by the coding sequence ATGGCTGACCAAGACGGTTCCGATTTCATCGAGCTCACGGCAGATATCGTTTCCGCCTACGTGTCGAACAATTCTGTCCCGGCATCAGACTTGCCGTCGCTGATCAGCGACGTTCACGCCGCCCTCAATCGTGTTGTCGGCGGTGCCGCTCCGATTGTTCCGGTCGAGGCGCCGAAGCCTGCCATCGCGGTGAAGAAGTCGATCACGGCCGACTATCTGATCTGCCTGGAAGACGGAAAGAAGTTCAAGTCGCTCAAGCGTCATCTGCGCACGCAGTACAACATGTCGCCCGAGCAGTATCGCGAGAAGTGGGGCTTGCCGCCCGATTATCCGATGGTCGCGCCGAACTATGCCGAGGCGCGCTCGCAGCTTGCCAAGAAGATGGGTCTGGGCCAGCAGCGCCGCAAGCGCCGCTGA
- a CDS encoding helix-turn-helix domain-containing protein has translation MNILIAKRPDVIRWSAPARLVEAAVCGAMGLPAGALRTGRGQRRIAFARQLAMYLTHVGFGLTLTQVGACFERDRTTVRHACALVEDRRDQPAFDLAVSALETGLAHLAFGLQLGFASEAA, from the coding sequence ATGAACATTCTGATTGCCAAGCGGCCAGACGTGATACGGTGGAGCGCGCCGGCGAGGTTGGTCGAAGCCGCCGTCTGCGGCGCGATGGGCCTGCCCGCCGGGGCGCTGCGGACCGGGCGCGGCCAGCGCCGGATCGCTTTCGCCCGCCAGCTCGCGATGTACCTGACCCATGTCGGCTTCGGCCTGACCTTGACGCAGGTCGGCGCCTGCTTCGAGCGCGACCGTACCACCGTGCGCCATGCCTGCGCCCTGGTGGAGGACCGGCGTGATCAGCCGGCCTTCGACCTCGCGGTATCAGCGCTCGAGACCGGTCTGGCGCACCTCGCCTTCGGGCTGCAGCTGGGTTTCGCCTCGGAGGCTGCATGA
- a CDS encoding DUF6456 domain-containing protein, which yields MSADDRNQSPSRLLRHLSEPGAYGVDSPLGCGRIALYRRGAGGTTLGAGYVEAAEAQALVEAGFACWVTQAGKRRLRLAGAEPGRPRATTTVMVDGEAQQVVLDERESPLLWLHRRPGKDGAPQISAAEFAAGERFRADLTLAQMLPRVTVNWDAALAAGTHAPTRGPADASDSSLAARQRVRLACKRLGPELSGLAIDVCGFLKGLDQVERERKWPARSAKVVLRLVLSALVEHYGLGAKQERPASHAWRAQGARPTIQAPERLD from the coding sequence ATGAGCGCTGACGATCGCAACCAGTCGCCATCCCGCCTGCTGCGGCATCTAAGCGAGCCGGGCGCCTATGGCGTCGACTCCCCGCTCGGCTGTGGCCGGATCGCGCTCTATCGCCGCGGCGCCGGCGGAACGACGCTCGGGGCCGGCTATGTCGAGGCCGCCGAGGCGCAGGCCCTGGTCGAGGCCGGCTTCGCCTGCTGGGTCACGCAAGCGGGCAAGCGGCGGTTGCGCCTTGCCGGCGCCGAGCCCGGCAGGCCGCGCGCGACCACGACGGTGATGGTGGACGGGGAAGCGCAGCAGGTCGTGCTGGACGAGCGCGAGAGCCCGCTGCTCTGGCTCCATCGTCGTCCCGGCAAGGATGGGGCGCCGCAGATCTCGGCAGCGGAGTTTGCGGCCGGCGAGCGCTTCCGTGCCGATCTGACCCTGGCGCAGATGCTGCCGCGGGTGACGGTCAACTGGGATGCGGCCCTTGCCGCCGGCACCCATGCCCCGACGCGCGGGCCGGCTGATGCCTCCGATTCCAGTTTGGCGGCGCGCCAGCGCGTGCGCCTCGCCTGCAAGCGCCTCGGCCCCGAATTGTCAGGCCTGGCGATCGATGTCTGCGGTTTCCTCAAGGGGCTCGACCAGGTCGAGCGCGAGCGCAAATGGCCGGCGCGCTCTGCCAAGGTCGTGCTCCGGCTGGTGCTGTCGGCGCTGGTCGAGCACTACGGGCTCGGCGCAAAACAGGAACGACCGGCGAGCCATGCCTGGCGCGCGCAGGGTGCGCGCCCGACGATCCAGGCGCCGGAGCGCCTCGATTAG
- a CDS encoding SufE family protein: protein MSESLDEIVANFELLDEWDDRYRYLIELGRTLAPLPDEAHNDANKVRGCASQVWLETKGEGGPGEATRLSFRGDSDAHIVRGLVALAIAIHSGHTAQEILATDAFAIYERLGLAAHLTPQRSNGVRAMMERIKNDARAALT from the coding sequence ATGAGCGAGAGCCTCGACGAGATCGTCGCCAATTTCGAGCTGCTCGACGAGTGGGACGATCGCTATCGCTACCTGATCGAGCTCGGGCGCACGCTCGCGCCCCTGCCTGACGAAGCGCACAACGACGCCAACAAGGTGCGCGGCTGCGCCAGCCAGGTCTGGCTCGAGACCAAGGGCGAAGGCGGCCCCGGCGAGGCGACGCGCCTCTCGTTCCGTGGTGACAGCGACGCCCATATCGTGCGGGGGCTGGTCGCGCTCGCCATCGCCATCCATTCCGGCCACACGGCGCAGGAGATCCTGGCCACCGACGCCTTCGCGATCTATGAGCGCCTCGGCCTTGCTGCCCATTTGACGCCGCAGCGCTCGAACGGCGTGCGCGCCATGATGGAGCGGATCAAGAACGACGCCCGCGCGGCGCTCACCTAA